AAACTATTAACAAGGTTCCCAGAACGAATCCAGCTATAACCGACGGAAAGATTTTTGCTTGGAGgacagctgcagctgcactGGGAGGAAAACCGTGAACGGAAATTTGAGCTGTGAAAACTCGGAAAATTCGAGTAGACAGCTGTTCAAGAGAAATTAAGTCTGCGCCATCTGTTCCTAGCTTTCGACCCCCCAACGCCGACTTTTATTGAACCAAAAAGCTTTGAGAGTTCCATAGCAGCCAGCTATAAGAGTAAAGCataaacaaaaatacaaataaaatcaatgTAAAAAATTCGTCATAGCGTCCTCTTTGCGTCTGGAAGTACACGTTGGACTGTAGCATGATCATTGTTGCAGGATAGAGGGCGTTACCTTGGCCCAAAATCCAAAGAGCACGCCCAGCGTGCCGCCCCCAATATTGCTGGTGGTATTGTGGGCCATCTGCTCCAGATACACGGTCCGGTCCACAGTTGGCACAGCGTTAACGGTTAACGTATGGAAGAGCGAGGACGTGTGCAAAGCCAGCGAATATCATCTGAATGTGATCGGCTATGTGAGGGGGAGGATTATCGGATTTTTTAGATTTTGTTCTTAGCTTGTAGATTGTTCCGATCATTTTTTCAGGAAAAAGACgagttaattaattaaatatttctctTTAAATTATATCAAGTTATAGCATTTTATGATGATTCTTATTTTCTCAACAGGTTATTACGGATAGTTAGCAATAGTATAGTCAGACACTAACGAGAAGCATCAACAATAGGTTGCTCTGAAAGCTGCATAGAGTAGATGAGGATCTTCTGCCAAAGGCCTAACATAgtattaattattaattatAGATAGTAACGAACGAAAGAGTAAGCCACAATTGCAAATCACATTGGGTTCTTAAGAGGAAACGAAAAGCAAAAGCTGGtagtaaatacaaaaaaaaaaataacaaatgcAGCCAAGTGCTCTAAATAGTTGGATGTTAGAAGTCTAGTCCCGTCCCTGATGCTGGGACCAGTTGCATGCAAAAATACATCCCCTCTGCATTCCGAAAATATgtatctctgtctctctatGTAACGTCTATGGTTAATCACTGTTTGACTGCGTGCATTCTCTTCCTGCAATTGCGGAAGTCCCTTGGGATGCCATGGGATTCCATGGGACAACTGAAATTGGGGGCTATTGGTGGTGATGCTAGATCTGTGAGGTGAGTGTCCCTCGACGCATTTTCTAAATTCGCTTTGCTGCCTCACTGGGCGACTATCTGCGCAGATCGATGACCTTGATCTTTGTGTGGGCATCCTTCTGAATGTGCTGTGCCTCCATGAATAGGGGTGGGTCATTCGGATGCGGATGGAAGCCCGATTGCCGGCACTGGGCGATATAGTCCAGTCCGTAGTGGGGCGTGAGTATAAAGAAACCAGTGCTGAGCGTTAAATAATAAAAGCAGATAAGAAATGTATTTCCAGATGAGTCAGCAGCGGTGACTCACGTGTTGTATTTGGGAGCACACACGATGGCCAGGGCCTCGGGCATCATCATCTGGTAGGAACAGTGCGTGTGCAAGTCCACGGAGGACAGGAAAGCAGTCTGGCTGGGATGGGTCTGTAGGGGAACCGCAGATCAGAGACTCGGATCAAGAGCTTATATAAAAAGTAGAGGCTACCCACATGAATCCAGCCGAGCGTGATTAGCTGCATTTGATCCTGCACATCGAATATCTGCTCTTCGTGCATCGTGTTGCAACTGTCCGGCGTGCCCTGCTGCTGTGGCGTGATGATGTGCGTGATGTAGAGCTGGTTCTGGGCCAGATGACCAGCGAGCACGCCGCACGTCTCGATGTTGTTGGAGGTGTTGGCCTTTGCCAGCTGCAGAAATACCTCCATGGTGTCGGCAGGTACGTGGACGATGCGCAATGAACCGGCTAGCAAAGAATCCGTGCGGTTGTACGACGGCTTCTGGTTTCGGTCGAAGCTGGGCTTCGAGCTGCGGCAGAAACGGATGAGCGGGAGGGCTGGCAACAGCTTCTTAAACTTGAACTCACTTGGATGTCTTGTCGGAGGACGCGTCTCCTGTTGGGAGCAGTAGCCCAGAGCCCGGCAGGTTGGTGCGATTGGCTCCTGTGGGGAAGTCGTTCGGGTAGACCACCTGATCCAACAGGTCGAGATCCGGGGCCGAGGGTTGGGTACCGTCGTCAATCAACACGTGCAGATTGGCTGGAATGAGCGAGGGTATCCCGCTGGAGCCCACCGCCTGCCGACTGGCCAGCTCCCTCTGGCGCTGTCGTTCCCGTTCGCGCTCCCGCTCCAGCTCCTTGACGCGCTCCGCCTCCTTGTTGGCCAGGAACTGCTCGTATTCGCGCTGGTAGTGGGCCAGCAGTTTAGCGCGCAGCTTCTCCGTTGTGGGCATGATCTCGTCCTTGATGCGCTTGTTGATGTCTCGCACCTCGGCCTTGACGTTACCATAGTCCGGGTGCTGGCGAATCTTTTCGATGAATAGGGTCATGTAGCGCAAGTACAGGATGAAGGCGTTTTCGTGGTTGCCCTCCCGCAGGTACACGTTGGCCATGCGCAGCATCTCCGTCCCAGAGCGGTAGTAGCTGCAACGAAGGGCATTCGCCAATTAGCAAGGACACACACTGAGAACATCCTTCAAAGGCAAATGTGCGCTCAAGGTCCCCCTCTGTGACATTGAGACGCCTCGACTGGGACGGCCTTGAGCCATGAGCCTCCTGCCTGGAGGGAGTCCGGACTTACCGCGTCACGGGCTGGTTCTTGTCCACTTCGATGAGGTTGCCGCAGTGCGACAGGTGCTTCATCCGCTCCTGCGGCTCCACAACGCCCATGCTCATGTTGTTCACAGCCTTCGACATGGTTTATGGTTAATGGTTTATGTTTATTCCTCTGCTGCTCCTGGTTTGGTTTGGCTGCTTTGTACTGCTGTGTGGCTATTGGGTATACTCTGCGTGGGACTCTGGAGACTTCCCACTCGCATTGGTTGTCTGCCCGTCCACTGGGCCAGTGCTGGACCCTTTTTTTTGGGGCTATTTTCAAAATAGTATTTTGTAATGATTGTACAAGAATTACTCATTACGCAGGTGGCGTCCACGccaaaatataccaaaaatatACCTTcccattttaaaaatataccctaaatatactgacgaattattCAAGTTCCATCACATATACTCTTCTTTTtggatattccgtcgaatattactagccaGCTAAGACCCTCAAGTCTGAACTTATAATTTTATCGGATTATCTAAGCAATTTGCTACAAGACTGGTTTAATTTAAGTTTCCATCTTTATTGCACTGcttataaaataaggtttaagcaaaaacgtcaacaacaatttccgctaaattaatttttttacaTGGCGACTGCACACTAACTACACATTGGCTACATATTAAGTACATTTTTGTGTAACTTACAAAAGCAAACGGTCAGGATTTCGATTCTGTCCCACCACACTTGAGCGCCAAATAGAAATTATTTGAAAGTGAAAAGGAACTTAAATACAATCCAATAAATGATGCACGGAAGTACGATATGttcaaaattaaatttaatagattgatgaattTGATAAAATATACCACTAGGTGGAAAACGCGCACAGCAGTGCTGCCTAAATTTTAAATATTAGCTGCACCGGTCTGGCACACAGCTGGTGCCAGCCGTGATGATGGTAGATTGGGCGGGATCTTTGAAATTGGAATTAAAAGAATAAACAACTTTACTTGCAATTGAAAATTGCTTTTCAAGCTGACGGATATTTTAATAAACatgaattattattattttctttCAGAACTTCTGAGCCCGTCTGAATCTGTAGTTTGGCCCGTTGAACGTACCTAATCCGTATCGCGATCGGGGGACATAAAACATGGCTAATCTGGAACTCTGCGATACGGCTATCAACTTTGAGTAGTTATTTTTAAAGACCCCACACTTGGGCGGCCAATCGTTGGAGCCTCCATTCAGAAGCAGTCCGTGGCTCAGACCTAAAGGAGGGAGGCAGCAGACTCTTCTTGGCAAGCTAATTTTCAACTTATACGAGCATTCGAGTACCTGCTGAGGTAAGCCAAAGTCAACCATTTCGTAGTGCAAATACTTAGTCCGCAGCTAAAGAGAAGCTGAGAACAATAAAACAATAGCGAATATTTGGTTCCAGGGGGTCAAAGTTCGTACTTGTTTACTTAAGCACATTAGCACTAAGTGGGAGGGCCAATCTATTGCCTCTGATCTGCGGAAACTACATCAGTAAGAGTGCGATATGATAAGCTATCGGCGGATTATTTAAGGCATTCATTCAGATTGGTTATAACCAACAGTGCGGGTCGTGATACTAGCCACACTCGGAGATcacgaagagagagagagagagagagagagagagagagagagatacccTGATTGAGAGACTGACCAACTGAGAAACTGACTCATGGATCGCACGTACACGCCCACAGAGACCCCGAAAAATCCATTCAGAGCTCGAGCTCGGGTTCGTGGCGGGCTCCCAGTCGAAGCACAGCTTTGGCGCATAGCGGGCGTCATTTCAAGAGATCTCCACTCTCCACAGTtcagctctgctctggtcGGTTCGTTCGGCTTTGGAAGTTGAAAGGGGGCCATCAAGAGTGTCGCGTTTGCATGAGTGCCGTGGAAAGATAAATAGATACAACAGCGAGCTCGGGCATTCGGGGGTTCGTTCGGCGTGTTTTGAAATCCGTTTTTGGAATCGACAAGTCTCGAACAAGTGCCATTGCAGTGCAGCGGGAAATGCTTTGAAATTCCCACCGATAATCGCTCTAATTTGCCAATAATTAGGTGGCTCGCGCGTGTGATAAGCTCTGGACATTAATAAAAGTAATTATGGAATTAGTCTAGTGTGAAGCCTGAAGTCTGTATGTGGTCAATCAGCGGATTGAGTGCCAAGTGATTGAGTGAGACGGAGTCAAGCCGGCCCAAAGGAGTCGATTGCATAATATAATACACGAAAACGAGTCCGAATTGGGTGCAAGCAACCTccaagatacagatacatacatatgtacatacctaTGTCTATATGCGAACGGCGGTATTAAGTGCGAAGTGTATAAAAGGCTCATCAACCGAAATCTTCTGTAATTTGCTCAATTGGCGGACAAACGCCGTTGATCAGCGTTTGGCGTCGTGTATCCAAGAGATACTTTTGTATCTGgctcagcatcagcaacaacatcagcctctctttctctctctgtgtaAGTGTGTGCCGGCTGCCATTTCATTACAAAAGTATTGCAAAAGTATCTGAAGCATACGCATCCCAATCCGAATCGAAGCCAAGACCAGTCAcagaccgaccgaccgaccgaccgccACAGAAAGATACGTGTTTACGATCCCaattgtatctgtatcttgtGCGAAGGCCCTGCAGCTGTTATCGCTGTGGTTTCTGTTGTTGTCGGCTCACGGTGCCAGTGCCagcatatttattttattataatttcGTTTTCAATGTCAGGCCTGTGGTGTGCGTCCATTATGCAGAGTGTCCGTCCCAGAGGCGGGGTCGGCGCGAGGAGGGTTATCTACTGCTTTACATGCGCGACAATTACTCACTCGATTTCCTATTTAACGCATTCTCTGAGAGAGGGTTCTATATGGTACACCCGCTGCATACAAAAGAAGTCGATTCATCAGCGAAAATTTAAACACAAGTCAGCGGAAAACATGAAAGAAAGGATTCATCTGGACACCGAAGGTGTAGATACTCTTTCGCTTTTAGAACGGCCGGACAGTCCTACAGCGCCTCGCGATATCACAATACCCTCTGCAAGAGTGTAACAAAGAGGCAAGCTGTGGGAGGGAGTACTGGGTCTTCAGTGGTTTTGGAAAACCCCAACTACTTTTGATTTCAAAAGTACTGACTCTCCCAGATACTGCGACGAGTATTTACACTGCTCACCAGCGACTCGGAGTGGGGAGTTTGAGTCCGCCACTGAAGAAGCCGCCAGCCCAGCTGTCCGCTGTCTTCTGTCCGCTACTTTCGCAAGCTGATAAAAACCGGTTCCCGATCTTTGAGCGCGACTCACCAGCTGATAAGGGAGCCCAGAGCTGCGACTTTGCTTTTGTTATTACTATATTGTTATTATTGATATTTGTTATTGAGGATAGCCACGCACATTTACATTGATGCGTCTGCTGGAGGTCGCACCAGAGTCCAAGCGATTGATATTTGCATTTTTCCACTATATCCAATTGATAGATGATGGTCGTCGCGTGGAATTGGTTTGGATGGGTGCCTGAGTGCCTCAGTCGCTGCTGTCATTCGATTATCGGTTGGCTCATAATCACTTTGTTGCAAATATTTGCAATCTACTCGAGGGGGTTGCCAAATGCGGCTGCCAGATGGGGTTCATTGATTTCCCTGTGTCTCATGGAGGAAATCAGAGATAGCCACAGACGGGAGCTTGAATCTGAGATCTCTTTTCAAATCAGTCCATTTTTGTGTTGCTTTGCAGACCACAGTTGCTCGCTGTTAATCCTACGATGGCCATATCCAAGATTGCTTTCTTGGCTCTAATAGCCCTGAGTGGGCTCTGTGGCCTAGCCAGTGCCACCTACAAGGTGGGTGTTGGCCGTGCAGACATCACCGGACCCCCAGTGGAGATCAACTTTGTAAGTGCTTTGAATTGTGGTGACCAGAAAGACTGAGCCCTCACTCCCTCCTTTCTCAGATGGGTTATGCGAACATCAAGCAAGTGGGTCGTGGCATCCACACCCGCGTCTTTGCTCGTGCCTTCGTGGTGGAGGACGAGAAGGGCAACCGGGTGGCCTTCGTCAGCGCGGACGCGGGTATGATGGGGTACGGCCTGAAGCGGGAGGTGATCAAGAGGCTTCAGGCCCGCTACGGGAACCTCTACCACACGGACAACGTGGCGATCAGTGGCACGCACACGCACGGAGCGCCCGGTGGGTTCCTGATGCACCTGCTCTACGACATCTCCATTTTGGGCTTCGTCCCACAGACCTTTGAGGTGATGGCCCAGGGTCTCTATTTGGTAAGTAGAAAGAATGGATTCAAAATGGGACGTCAACTTATTTTCCTTATCCCAAAGTGCATCAAACGAGCCACTGACAACCTGGTGGATGGACGCATCTTTCTGTCGAAGACCACCGTCCTCAACGTGAACATCAATCGCTCCCCGACGTCGTATCTGCGCAATCCGGAGGAGGAGCGAGCCCAGTACGAGCACGACACGGACAAGACCCTGACGCAGCTGCGT
This region of Drosophila miranda strain MSH22 chromosome 2, D.miranda_PacBio2.1, whole genome shotgun sequence genomic DNA includes:
- the LOC108156663 gene encoding STAM-binding protein-like A — its product is MSKAVNNMSMGVVEPQERMKHLSHCGNLIEVDKNQPVTRYYRSGTEMLRMANVYLREGNHENAFILYLRYMTLFIEKIRQHPDYGNVKAEVRDINKRIKDEIMPTTEKLRAKLLAHYQREYEQFLANKEAERVKELERERERERQRQRELASRQAVGSSGIPSLIPANLHVLIDDGTQPSAPDLDLLDQVVYPNDFPTGANRTNLPGSGLLLPTGDASSDKTSNSKPSFDRNQKPSYNRTDSLLAGSLRIVHVPADTMEVFLQLAKANTSNNIETCGVLAGHLAQNQLYITHIITPQQQGTPDSCNTMHEEQIFDVQDQMQLITLGWIHTHPSQTAFLSSVDLHTHCSYQMMMPEALAIVCAPKYNTTGFFILTPHYGLDYIAQCRQSGFHPHPNDPPLFMEAQHIQKDAHTKIKVIDLRR